From one Oncorhynchus clarkii lewisi isolate Uvic-CL-2024 chromosome 6, UVic_Ocla_1.0, whole genome shotgun sequence genomic stretch:
- the LOC139412289 gene encoding uncharacterized protein: protein MASLCPEPLPRTPRASSQNPQSLCPEPPEPLPRTPRASAQNPQSLFPEPPEPLPRTPRASAQNPQSLFPEPPEPLPRTPRASSQNPQSLFPEPPEPLPRTPRASAQNPQSLFPEPLPRTPRASAQNPQSLFPEPPEPLPRTPRASAQNPQSLCPEPTEQATNA, encoded by the coding sequence ATGGCCAGCCTCTGCCCAGAGCCTCTGCCCAGAACCCCCAGAGCCTCTTCCCAGAACCCCCAGAGCCTCTGCCCAGAACCCCCAGAGCCTCTGCCCAGAACCCCCAGAGCCTCTGCCCAGAACCCCCAGAGCCTCTTCCCAGAACCCCCAGAGCCTCTTCCCAGAACCCCCAGAGCCTCTGCCCAGAACCCCCAGAGCCTCTTCCCAGAACCCCCAGAGCCTCTTCCCAGAACCCCCAGAGCCTCTTCCCAGAACCCCCAGAGTCTCTTCCCAGAACCCCCAGAGCCTCTGCCCAGAACCCCCAGAGCCTCTGCCCAGAACCCCCAGAGCCTCTTCCCAGAGCCTCTGCCCAGAACCCCCAGAGCCTCTGCCCAGAACCCCCAGAGCCTCTTCCCAGAACCCCCAGAGCCTCTTCCCAGAACCCCCAGAGCCTCTGCCCAGAACCCCCAGAGCCTCTGCCCAGAACCTACTGAACAGGCCACAAATGCCTGA